In Bactrocera oleae isolate idBacOlea1 chromosome 5, idBacOlea1, whole genome shotgun sequence, a genomic segment contains:
- the LOC106619072 gene encoding transcription factor grauzone codes for METALTHCRLCLYQEKIVISLRDDDGKASLDILTIVHKYMGMLLTSNDAICVSCWASVDNFRKFCLLIAERQVAGAQQDTALKCAVEKQTTENLSTNCSGINKATKTRIITTERKDASLKTEENIKTRSKGRLKQQSEVETQQPAYVEVRNGATIKAQLTLEAQDNNLQNKQHKTDIPEPTLQPKQTQRNTHAECGTNALSDTESVITASSAAYGSTRRGVAKSQAAEDKLIAKHLQLKCQVCKFEAKCFKVLSAHYKQLHNSNGYVVCCQKRLYKRGMLLDHINVHRNPAYFSCINCAMNFADRLCLRNHMLLKHQQATELPHVCAICGARFAKVRFLQQHARKHMNNAAQDAEQQQCALCAKSFVNAARLQEHMKRIHDNSKLFVCKHCGHEVSGKQCYVRHLAQHGAQLESSSAQRRGESVQCTECDKWLAHKSSLRLHMQRHTDKNSVYACQLCGTKEATRVALNEHKRLCHGIEQQQHVCQVCARNFNTTRRLREHMTTHTGAHLYSCNYCEKRFKCSSNLYAHRKWKHPTEWAQDQSGKALVDKQ; via the exons ATGGAAACAGCTTTAACGCATTGCCGCTTGTGTTTATATCAAGAGAAAATAGTAATAAGCTTGCGCGATGACGATGGTAAGGCTTCGTTGGATATTTTGACTATCGTGCACAAATATATGGGTATGTTG CTTACTAGCAACGATGCTATATGTGTAAGTTGCTGGGCTAGCGTAGACAATTTTCGTAAATTTTGCTTGTTGATAGCTGAGCGACAGGTGGCGGGGGCGCAGCAAGATACAGCGCTTAAGTGTGCAGTGGAAAAGCAAACAACAGAAAATTTGTCAACAAACTGCAGTGGTATAAATAAAGCTACAAAAACCAGAATAATTACCACAGAGCGCAAGGATGCAAGCTTGAAGAcggaagaaaatataaaaacgcGTTCGAAAGGTAGATTAAAACAGCAAAGTGAAGTCGAAACACAACAGCCAGCATATGTAGAAGTGAGAAATGGTGCCACCATCAAGGCACAACTTACGTTAGAAGCGCAAGATAACAACCTACAAAATAAACAACATAAGACTGATATACCAGAGCCAACGCTGCAGCCAAAACAAACGCAAAGAAATACTCATGCAGAGTGCGGCACCAACGCACTATCTGATACAGAGAGCGTTATAACTGCATCGAGCGCAGCATATGGCAGCACACGGCGTGGCG TTGCCAAAAGTCAGGCCGCGGAGGACAAATTGATAGCTAAGCACCTGCAGCTGAAATGTCAAGTGTGCAAATTTGAAGCGAAATGCTTTAAAGTGCTAAGTGCGCACTATAAGCAGCTACATAATAGCAACGGTTATGTGGTGTGCTGTCAGAAGCGTCTTTATAAGCGCGGCATGTTATTAGATCACATAAATGTGCATCGCAATCCTGCATACTTTTC ctgcATCAACTGCGCCATGAACTTCGCTGACCGTCTGTGCCTGCGCAATCATATGCTGCTGAAGCATCAGCAAGCGACAGAGCTGCCGCACGTCTGCGCAATATGCGGCGCGCGTTTTGCTAAAGTGCGGTTTCTGCAGCAACATGCGCGTAAACACATGAACAATGCGGCGCAGGACGCGGAACAGCAGCAGTGCGCGCTCTGCGCGAAGAG CTTTGTGAATGCCGCGCGCCTGCAAGAGCATATGAAGCGTATACACGATAACAGCAAGTTATTTGTATGCAAACACTGCGGCCATGAGGTGAGCGGCAAGCAGTGTTATGTGCGTCATTTGGCGCAACACGGCGCGCAGCTTGAGTCCTCAAGCGCGCAGCGGCGCGGCGAAAGCGTACAGTGTACCGAGTGCGATAAATGGCTAGCGCACAAATCTAGCCTGCGTTTGCATATGCAGCGGCATACGGACAAAAATAGCGTATACGCCTGTCAGTTGTGTGGTACAAAAGAAGCGACGCGTGTGGCATTAAATGAGCACAAGCGTCTGTGCCATGGCATTGAGCAGCAGCAACATGTTTGCCAGGTGTGTGCGCGCAACTTTAACACAACGCGGCGTTTGCGG gaGCACATGACAACCCATACCGGCGCACATCTCTACAGCTGCAACTACTGTGAGAAGCGTTTCAAATGCTCTTCCAATCTATACGCGCATCGCAAGTGGAAACATCCAACAGAGTGGGCGCAAGATCAGAGCGGCAAGGCGTTAGTTGATAAACagtga
- the LOC106619088 gene encoding uncharacterized protein: MTRKTTPVADDTAAGGDSADSQQLEEAAYYEPPVSYSSDKTATTPPTQQQCEQQANSMAAVDADAACTEGAVSLRQRRVSELVLDTYSGCSAAAAPDYDNAAVYVDEYDEDDFEDGVDGENDYYDESPVQRSARFLQPRKQQRKIELQEQATTSTGKGGAKRSKRRIKTARQFSQRTTSTESTESGMRPCISKGQMREFREAFRLFDKDGDGCITKEELGTVMRSLGQFARVEELQEMLQEIDVDGDGNVSFEEFVDILSNMTYEDKSGLSSADQEERELRDAFRVFDKHNRGYITASDLRAVLQCLGEDLDEEDIEDMIKEVDVDGDGRIDFYEFVHALGEPEDSQENDDENEEETTTSPLPTPKSAVSMTYD, encoded by the exons ATG ACGAGAAAAACAACACCCGTCGCGGATGATACGGCTGCTGGCGGCGACAGCGCGGATTCACAGCAGCTTGAAGAGGCTGCGTACTACGAGCCACCAGTTAGCTACAGTTCCgacaaaacagcaacaacaccgccaacacaacaacaatgtgaGCAGCAAGCAAACAGCATGGCTGCCGTGGACGCGGATGCAGCGTGCACCGAAGGAGCGGTCTCGCTGCGCCAACGACGTGTCTCCGAGTTGGTGCTGGACACATACAGCGGTTGTTCAGCGGCAGCAGCGCCAGATTATGACAATGCGGCCGTGTATGTGGATGAGTATGATGAAGACGATTTCGAAGATGGTGTTGATGGCGAAAACGATTATTATGACGAATCGCCAGTGCAGCGCAGCGCTAGATTTTTACAGCCACGTAAACAgcaaagaaaaatcgaattgcAAGAGCAGGCGACGACAAGCACGGGGAAAGGTGGCGCTAAACGGTCAAAGCGACGCATTAAGACGGCACGTCAATTTTCACAACGCACCACTTCGACTGAGTCGACGGAGAGCGGCATGCGTCCATGCATATCGAAGGGTCAAATGCGCG AATTTCGTGAAGCATTTCGCTTATTCGACAAGGATGGCGATGGCTGCATAACGAAGGAGGAGTTGGGCACCGTAATGCGTTCATTGGGTCAATTCGCGCGTGTCGAGGAATTGCAGGAAATGCTACAGGAAATCGATGTGGACG GTGATGGCAATGTTAGTTTTGAAGAATTTGTGGATATACTCTCCAACATGACATATGAAGACAAATCGGGGCTTTCCTCTGCCGATCAGGAAGAACGTGAGCTGCGCGACGCATTTCGCGTGTTCGACAAGCATAATCGTGGCTACATAACGGCCTCAGACCTGAGAGCGGTGCTGCAGTGCTTGGGCGAGGATTTGGATGAAGAAGACA TTGAAGACATGATAAAAGAAGTAGATGTCGACGGCGATGGACGCATTGATTTTTATGAGTTCGTGCATGCGTTAGGTGAACCAGAAGACTCACAAGAAAATGATGACGAGAATGAGGAGGAAACTACTACTTCACCATTACCAACACCAAAATCCGCTGTGTCGATGACTTATGATTAA